CGGCGTTGGCATCCGGGCCATGCTCGGCCGCTTGAGCGGTGCGCGCGATGACGCCGGCACGCTGTTCGGGGCTGCGGTTGAACACGCTGTTGAGCACCACCAGGCCTTGCAAGCGTTGCGGGTAATGCAAGGCAAACGCCCGCGCCACTAGCCCGCCCATGGAAAAACCGATCACTGTTGCCTGAGGCAATTGCAGATGGTCGAGCAACTCCAGTAACTGGTCGGCATAGCCCAGCAGGGGCGTGCCGCTTTCCGGGCGCGGGCTGGCGCCATGGCCCAGCATGTCGTAGGCAATCACACGGTACTTTGTGGCCAGGCCAACGACCTGGCCGCCCCACATTTCTTTGTTCAGGCCCACGCCGTGGATCAAAACCACGGGCTGGCCTTGGCCGGTCGCCAGGTAACTGGTGCCAGCCGGGGTGCGTTCAGCGGTGAGCCGAATCATGGAGCGCTCCTGCATGCCTTTTTTGTTGTGGTGACTGATCGGATTACTGGGCGTTCTCGGCCGCCAGTTCTTCCAGGTCGATGTAACGGTTGCCGATGCGTGGGTGCAGGCGGCCGCCATCGGCGCAACCCAGTACCACGACGATTTCATCGGCGCGCGGCGCGTCTTCGATCTGCATTTCCAGGGTGATGTAGTGCGAACGCAGGCCTTCGTCGTCCTTGTGCATCATCGGAATCTGGATCGAAGTGCCCGGGCCGCCGCGCTTGTTGGTGAAGCTCAGGTAGCTCTTGGCCTTGACCGCTTCGCGGTAATGGTTGCCGAAGCGCAGGGTGTGGATCACGGCAGAGGCGTGCTCGATTTCGCCATCGGCGCCAACCACAGCGGCCTTGCCGTAAGCTTCGATCTTCTCGGCGCCGCCGATGATGCCCACCAGGCGTTCAACCATCAGCGCGCCGAGGTCGGAGCAATTGGCACGGATCTCCGGCTTCAGGTCTTCGACGAAGCCGCGACCCAGCCAAGGGTTTTTCATCACCACGGCCAGCCCGACCATGGTCACGGGCTTGTCGGCAGCCTTGCCGCCTTCGATAAAGGTTTCTTCGACATAGCTGACGATCTTGCGAATTTCGAAACTCATGAGCTGCTCCGTTGTAAGGGTAAGAGTGTCTGTGCGTATGATGGTATACCATAATACTGGTTGCGCAAGTCCCCTCTATGGGTTTCTGGTCGGAAGGCGATAAAAGGGAGGGCAGGTATTGCCCGTTGCTCGGAGTACATCGCTGCAGCAGGACTGGTGCTATCGATCTTGTAGCGGTCGATGGTCGGTGAGGTGTACGACTACGGGAACTATTGGAGTGAAAACATGGATGTTCATTGCACCGGGATTTGTTGCTGCTTGGAGTCACGTCTTGGAAGGCCGTGATCGCGCTGTCGCTGTTGACCTCTTGATCTGGAAATCGGTCAACCTGCACGTAAGATTCTGGACTGTGAGGACGAGCTGCTATTGAATTCGATGCTCGACGATTTAGGTGACGTTCAAATCCGAAGGCAAGTGCAGTTGTGGCTCAGCTACCGAAGCTTTGTACCGGCGACCGTCGCATCGACGATGCTGGTCAGTAGCGAGAAAGCCCCCCTTGGGCGCAACCGATCGCCTGCCGTACCTGCACCGATACGGACAGAAAAACCTCACAAATCTCACGTGTCTGACATCCAGCGTGAACGAGCTGAAATGTCGGCCACGTTTGAGGTTTCGAGTAACTTGCCGCTGCTGGTTTTCGCCAGGCTGGCAGGTAAATCTCGCGATCAGATCAATCGCGATATCAAGGCTCGACGCTTACTGCTTCTGAGCCAGGGGAATCGCGGTCAGCGCATTCCCTATTGGCAGCTTGATCCATGGCGGCACAAGTTCGATGACACCAAGTTCAAAGCTGGCCTCGTAGCCGCAAAAATCGTCAGTTGGCTATAGGTAGGCTCCAATAGCGTGGCGTGGATTCACTCCTTTTTTGCTCTTGATACACCCTGAAAACAAGTCCAGCATCAAGTCCATTCCTGCAGCAGGAATAAAAGAAAACCCTTAGATTTCAATGGGTAGGACGCTAGATGCGAGTCTCGTTTCCCGCTCCAAATACAGAAAAACGCCACTCATTGAGTGGCGTTTTTTTTGCGCGTTATTTTGTTGTCAGCATTGAAAAAAGAGGCTTTTGCCTCTTTTTTCGTTCCAGTGATTTCTACTGAGAACCACCCCCAGCCACGCTTTTTTGTACATTAAAACGTACGTCGAAATCCGGTCCCAGGGCATGCCGGTTTTCAGATAGATGACGCATTGCTGGAACCCGTACATCTCTCCTCAATCGATCGAGACGAGGAGATGTACATATGCCTTTGACTGAAAATGCGAAAGGGGATTAATCCTCGAACCGCTCGAAGAGAGGATCGTCTCACTGCCTTGGCTGCTGGCGAGAATTCTCTTACAGCAGTCTTTCTGGCCTGGCGAACCTTCAAGGTGGTTACATTGAGGCTCGGCCCAGTTTGATGTAGAGCTTGGGGGTGATGAAAGCACTAATCTAATGCTGAGGATTTTCAATGAGTTGCGGGTTTTTTGACCTGATCTCGGACTCAAAATTATCGATAGCGCTTAGTGCTAGAGTCTTTTGCTCAGATAGATTTTTTCTCGTTACGCGCATCACTCGATTTCTTCTTGCCTTTAGATAATCCAATTGGCCCGCTGGATTATCACTCAATGAAAGTGGAAGCATGGTTAAGGTGTCACTGAGTTCCTGCTTTGAGAGCTGTCCTTTCTTCGCGAAAATCAATAAGCGTTCCATATGGTGGTCAGAAAATAGCCCCAGCGCTAAAAGTGAATCTTCTAAATTTCCTCCATCTAGCACTCTTAAGTGCTCAACTAAATACTGAGCGCTCCAATCATTTCCTTGTTCAACCAAATGCATCAATTGGTTGAGGTTGCTGTTCGGCTGCTCGATAATCGACCAGCATTCAGTTTCGCTAGCATTCTGATAATGCAATAAGAGTACGCTTTTCTGGAGTGGTTAAAAACATCATGACTGCCTCTCGGCAATGGGGTGAACTATCACTCGCCGAAGCTGGCATGCCTAAGCTTGTAAGTGTGAGTAGCGTAAACAAAAATTCAAGTGTCGACTTTTTTATGATCATGGCGCACCACCTTTCAAAGTTCTAAACCAAATGGATCAATGAAATT
The Pseudomonas sp. GR 6-02 genome window above contains:
- a CDS encoding alpha/beta fold hydrolase translates to MIRLTAERTPAGTSYLATGQGQPVVLIHGVGLNKEMWGGQVVGLATKYRVIAYDMLGHGASPRPESGTPLLGYADQLLELLDHLQLPQATVIGFSMGGLVARAFALHYPQRLQGLVVLNSVFNRSPEQRAGVIARTAQAAEHGPDANAEAALSRWFSREYQAANPAQIAALRQTLAGNDPQGYLTTYELFATQDMYRAEDLGSIQVPTLVATGELDPGSTPEMAKQLAERIPGATVAVLAEQRHMMPVESPRLVNQLLLEFLDTANARQNQIKGIVA
- a CDS encoding amino acid synthesis family protein; amino-acid sequence: MSFEIRKIVSYVEETFIEGGKAADKPVTMVGLAVVMKNPWLGRGFVEDLKPEIRANCSDLGALMVERLVGIIGGAEKIEAYGKAAVVGADGEIEHASAVIHTLRFGNHYREAVKAKSYLSFTNKRGGPGTSIQIPMMHKDDEGLRSHYITLEMQIEDAPRADEIVVVLGCADGGRLHPRIGNRYIDLEELAAENAQ